DNA from Brassica napus cultivar Da-Ae chromosome C4, Da-Ae, whole genome shotgun sequence:
AGACTTTTCGAAATCTTGGAAACACTCTTTGCACtctacacacacacacaaaaaaaaaaaaaaacaaatccaaaACCAATCAAATTTGGATCAAAATCAATCATTTTAGAGAGCAGGACAAGAAGCTTACGATGCCAACATCAGATTCCATAGCAACATTCAACGAAGAGAACCATGGAGGCAAATCAACTACACAGCAAATAACACAGTTCAAAATAAGATCTCTGATGATGATCTGGAAACGAAGGGAAACACTATTAGAGTCAAGATGAACAGTACCTCTGATGTAACGAGTGTCGTAGGGTCTGACTTGTGATTTTGGGTACCTGAAGCTCGAGACGGTGAAAAAGCTTCCACTATTGTCCTCGTCGATCACAGATTCTTGAAGAGAGTCACAGATTGACACAGCCCACGAGAAGAAGACGAGGAGAGCTGTTAAACCCAGAATCGAAATCTTCGCCATTTGATCAAAGGTGAGATCTTTTTTCCTGATAAACTGAGAGGGTTTAAGACTATTTTAGTGTGTGAGTAGAAAGAAGATTAAGCTCATTGTTCCAAGAGAATTTTCCGAAGACAATAATTTCTtctttaactaaaataatttctGACACTTTACTTTTCTTTCTTCACGCgctatataaaattttagtatcttCACTCGCTAATCCAACGGTGGAAAACTGATCGAGAGCTTTAATGTAGAGGCGCGTGATTGATACAGTATATCGTCGAGATAGGATGACTTTTTGGGGTTTAAAGATTTTTCTTCGGTCATCCATACTTTATTACGTTGTTGGTCAGAGACAGGAGTCATACTAATCAGTAGATTACATGAACTTAATTAAACTAACCTTTTTTAATAGTAATAAAAACTTGTGTGTAATTAGAACTGATCAATCAGGATAAATGAGATCCAAAATTTGATGAAACTAACAAGGCTTATCAAATAAagaatctattttattttagccTATGTGCTATGTTAATCATGTTATTATTATACTCcatctattttgaaaaatgtcattttaatatttttttcttgttatctaAACGgtgtaattttagttttttaatgcaatttatatctaatttaaaaattaacattatttataaaatacactgatcttgtaaataattttatttatcgcaAATATTGGTTAAATAGATATATAACTAATAGGAGCATAAATACATTTCAACTATTTTTTAACCtatgtgaaaatattaaattgacatatttttcaaaatggaTAGAATAAGATCCTTCTTCATAACCGAAGAAGTTGATAAGAATCGAATTCTGCAATGGCTTAAGATATAGAGATAGATAGTAAATGTATGTGTCTCATCGTTATAGCATTTATTcaaccaaaataaaaatgagtttACAAAGGAACTTATGATAAAAACATGCTCATTTTGTTGTTGTCTCCTCAATGGTCAGGATTGAATTTGACAGACTCCTTGTAGATAAGCTCTTTTATGTGTTCTTCCGTGCACGAAGGATGCTCGAAGTCGAAGCTGAAAGGAGTCGGACACACTGGTTCTTTGGCCACATCGTGGTGCGGTGATAGGTAAGCATGGCCAAGAGCTTCATCGACTATATACACACACAACAGAAAGCAGCACTTGAATGCAATAAAGAACCAAACCCAATTGAGATAATCCAAACAGAAACACTATGTGTTGTTGTTACCTGATATACGTCGATTTGGATCAAAGACAAGCATTCTCTCCAGCAAGTCGATGGCAGTAGGAGGCACTTTCGGGAATCTAGCAGCAAACTCTTGTTTAGGGTATCGTGGAAGCTGCCTCACGTATCTTCTCGCGTTGTCACTGCGAAGGAAACCGAGACTGGAGTTGTCTGGAGAGCCTACAAGCTGTATATTCAACAAGTGAATGTTTTAATGTGAATGGTGTTGCGGTTTTCAGACAAAGGTGAAAAGCTGATAGTTTTTGTTTTACCTCTGTGATAAGCCTAAGCTGATGAACATAATCTTTTCCAGGGAACAACGGTTGCCCCGTCATGATTTCACCGAATATGCAACCAACAGACCATATATCAATAGCTGCAGTGTACTCCGAGCAGTTAAGAAGCAGCTCAGGAGCTCTGTACCAACGAGTAACAACATACTCAGTCATAAAGTCTGTGTCTGAAGTTGTTCTCGCAAGCCCAAAGTCACCGATCTTTAGCTCGTGTTTGGAGTTAAGCAGCACGTTGCTTGGCCTTAGATCACGATGTAATATGTTGGCCGAGTGCACGTACTTGAGCCCTCTTAAGAGCTGGTACACAAAGAACTATAAAAGGAAGATAAGTTAATAGAGATCAGTTCAGAAAGTTCCATAAGATTAGATCAGACTTACGCGGCACTGGTCATGGCTTAAGGTTTGTTTAGAATGGAGGACTCGTTGAAGATCAGTGTCCATTAACTCATAGACAATGTAAACGTCGTTGAATACATCTCGTTGCGGAGGTCTTACAATATCTTTGATGGCTATGACCTGAAGAATCAATCAAAACCAAGGCTTTAAGATCGGATTTTAAAGAgtgaaaaaaaacagaggaaacagagTATCCTCTGTTTTTCTCGTCCTTGGAGAAAGTGAATATGTAAGATGATCGTTATAAGGCTTACGTTCTCATGATCCATGTGcctgagaagcttgatttcaCGTAGAGCTCTCTTAGCATCAATAATGTTATCAAAAGCATTACCGATCTTTTTAATTGCCACTTTCTCTCCACTCACTGAGTTCACCGCAGCACTGAAACGATTCAAACGAACATTTGAAAGATGAAAGGCTTTTGGTAATTTATCTAAAGAAGAGTCTAAAAGAACTTTACCAGACGATACCGCAAGCGCCTCTACCGATGGGACGGATAGGAGGGACATACTTTCTTGAAACTTCAAAGAGCTGTCCGTAAACGTTGTACTGAATATAGCGGCCTCCGTGTGTTGGTACAACTTTGATGCAATGGTCGGTAGAACAAGAGCTTGATTCTCCTGACATGATGCAATGAATCAGACCAAGAaccagacagagagagagagagaccaagGAGAAGGGCTTTTGTTGAAGTTGAAAGGATCTCTCTACAAGTCTCTCTTGAAGACACTAAATCCATGTGAAAGGAAAGAAGCTTTTTTTCTCAACTGTAAAAGATCTCTCTCAAGTGACCCGTGAATCTAAAGAACATGGAAGATTACATACGTGTATGGTCACAAGAAGTAAGAGTCATTAACTCAATATTGCAAATTTCATTTGTTACTACTAATTGCACCTATCCGCACTTTCTCCAACTGCAAATTGAAATTGGTTTAGAGAAAATAAGATCTATATTTACAAAGAATCACTGTTTTTTTCCAAGAGAAATTATTtgacaaattaattttgtttttaaacattagtaaataatttaagaaaattaaaattgttttttcttataGTAAACTTgaaaaaatagttatttatttaaaataaatttagaaagtGATACCAAATTTAGGTAACGTTAGCATTCCCTCTTTTTCAAACCATATATTTGTATTATACTGCAGAACTGAGTTCAATCAATACAGACAAGGCTAACACACTTGAAACCAAAGAGACAAGCTCAACAGATGGACTAGagcagacaaaaaaataaaaaaaaacactttcagTAACCTAAACCTGCCTTAAGGCCTAAACTTGTGGTTTTACCTTAACCTACATATTCTCCAAATACATTGCCAGAGATTAAGTCACTTGACCTAAGATTACAAAGCAACACATCTCGTCCACTTAAAATCATTTTGAAGAAACTCTCAACTTCCTCTAGTAACTGATCCAAACCCTGAGACAGTTTCTCAGCTTGTATCCCCAACTCCATCACACAGTCCTTAAAAGTCTCAACTTCCACAGGATCATCAACACCATCTTGAATCATCGGGTACAGCTTCTCCACACTAGCATCAACCCTCTCCAGCTCTTTGAGAATCGTACTTCTACCTGAAGACAACAAGTCTCTGATCTCACCGTTCACAACGCCCTGCATATCAGTGAAGACCTTTGCCCACAACGGCTTCTCAGAGACATGTAAGTCAAAAAGATCATTAGTGGAATCAGACCAGGCCGCGGTGAATACGCTGCAGATATAAACCGTTTGAACCTTCACACCGTAGAAAGCCCTCATAAGAACCTTCCCTTTCGCCGAGCTCTTGACTCTAGGCAAGGTCAGAGACTTAGCAAGACAGTCTAGCACCTCACGGCAGGTTTCAATCCTAGCGTTGTTTGCGTTCACATGTTGCCTCCAGCTATCAAGAGAAGACCGAGATTGAAGATACTTCTTCTCCCCGGAACCAGACTGTAAACTGTGAAGAACACATTTGAGGTAGAGATCTCCCTGGTTGAGTCTTGTGAGCTCCGAGCTAAAGGCGTTGCAGAGGTCTAGCAACTTGACGCTTATATCTAGATAAACATCAACCCATTTCTCTTCCCAATCAGAGACGGGAAGGTGGAGGTCAGTGATGAGTGTGTTGATGTTCTTATGAGTCTCGCAGAGGGACTCCATAGCTAGCTTCATCCATGATAGAGTGAGGATGTCGTCTTTGTTCTTGGGGATGAGTTTCTTTAGCCTCTCTGCTAAAAGCAACTCAAAGCCGGTGAGTAGAGAGAGCAGCCAGGGGGATAAAGCTGAGCTCTTTGGTGATAGCAACCGAAAGGGGTTCCCAAATGGGAAGAAACCTCGTGGTGGATCATGTGGTCGGCTCATTTTTGCTAgacactgcaaaaaaaaaaaaaacaaagagatgatattttgagttaatcaatcaaacaagcTTATGGGTAATTGGTACTGCATAGAAGGGAACAATCCAAACCTTAAAGTCTCAAAAAGCTGACAACTTTATAGATCTTGAAGcttaaaaatcgaaactttccATTTAATTATATGGAAACAAACCATAATCAAACGATGTAAACTGAAGATGGGTACAAACTCTACATCGGTCTGTTAACTCTTTAACCCTAAAACTAATTTCAGAAGAACACACATAAACATAGATAAACGCAGAGAGATGTGAGGCTGAAACGAAGCTCAATTTCCAGGAATCTTACCGTTTTAAGCTGCTGGAGATATGAAAATCACAAGGGAAAGTGCCGTGGAAACGATCTTCTAATGCTTCATTGACTTTTCGGAGTCGGTTTAGCTGAGAAAAACTTATGGCGGAGGTCGGCCGTCAGTTTATAAGGATAAAGTCACTGCCGGTTACATAAAACAGTAAATGAAGCTACGATTGTGAATGGCGGTGACGTTTGATTTTTTTCACTGAAAAAAGTGGACGGctgaaaaaatagtattttatcgAAAGGCAAAATCTAACGGCTACAAATGATAACGAATACATTATTGCGTAAAATGGGCCGAAAAGTCCATATGACAGCTGTTGAGGTGTTAGTTGGAGCCCCACAAAAAACATGGACCCCACACTTCACTTACTCCGACAAGGAAGTCTAGAACCAGTCTTTTACGGGCCATAAAGATTAAGCCCAATGtagacaataaaaataataaatcggCCCAAAAGCGTTTCGAAGCCTCTCTCTCAGTCAGAAGGTGTCTTCAAGTAACGAATCTTGCGACGAACTAACTACTGATAACCGGCGATGATGTCTCCCGGAGCCGAAGTTACGGCCACACAATGCTACGATCCAATTGCTGCATTTCAATTCGCCCTTGCACGGCGAAACAACCTTCGTTCCATAGGCTACAGCACTCTATCTCCTCCAGTCTCTCCTCTGGTCGCATCACCCTTCACGGTGGTGATGGTTCCGTCTCCTCCTCCCGACTCCGTGATCTCGTTTTCGTCGTAAACCCTCAAGGTGTGTTTGCCCTTTTTACTCGGTGGAAGAAGAAAGACTGAGACttggatattaaaaatatgatttttatatatgGAGAATCAATCTCGAGGTTGGCTGAATCAATCTTGTTGAATTTTAGGAGCTAACGGTAGAACAGCTAAGGAGTGGAAGAAGTTGCTTCCTTACCTTCGAACTCGTCTTGGTAAAGACTGTAATGTGAGTGTTTACTTAACTGTGTGCTATGTGTTAGtggcgtgtgtgtgtgtgagtaTTCTTGTTTGTTTACTCCTCCACAGATAAAAGAATCTTTAACATCGGGTCCTTCTCATGCCATTGACATTACAAGAGAGGTATAAGTTATACTTatacaatgttctaaaaatcgctaGGCGGTAACTAGGCGCTGCTTTATAGAGGATTAGCGACTAGGCAGATTATTCGGGGCCTAGGCGAGGCGTAGGCGTTagcaaattattaatttattttatatattttatacatttatatgacatattttagtttttaagtttaattataaaattattgtgatgaattatcaaaattagatatacaaaacagaaaaagtagacaaatttgtagatttgtattaatgttattgcttaatttaacatatatagacAATTTTAGATCGATTTTAACCAATTTTAACCGATTTAGAACAGTTTAAACCaatttgaatcatataaatCGGTATAAGTCGGATTTTTAGAAAATCGTTTCGGATaggaccgatttttagaaccttGCTTATACATCACTTTGATGGGTTCTGTATTCTCTTGATCGTTTGTTTTTGCTTCTTTCAGGCTATTAGGGATGGTGCAGATGCTGTGATTGCGGTAGGAGGTGATGGAACACTGCATGAGGTAGGAACTTGAAATCTTTTGGTTGATAGAACCGAGCTCTTTAGAGTTTTAGGTGCACTCattctatcattttttatttatttaacaggTCGTTAATGGTTTCTTTTTGGAGGGAAAACCTGTCGGTAATCTCAACGGCGAAGCTACTCATTCGGCTGCACTTGGTGTGAGTACTGTGGGCTTTTGTGTATATCTCTTCCGGAGTTACAACTTACGATCTCAATCCATCTTCttcgtttctttcttttcttttgcagCTGATTCCATTAGGTACTGGCTCGGATTTTGCTAGGACATTTGGTTGGTTAGTTATTGCAACTTCAGTTTTGatataatttgttttcaaaacTTATGTCGAGCCAATCTTTTTGAGTATATCCTGCGTTTTGTTAGGAAAAATGATCCTTGTGAAGCGGTGGAGCGCATTGCTAAAGGTATGTCACTGAAAACATTCGAGAAGTTAGGACAAATCATGTGTAATTATGCCTGTAATTTTGCAGGTGTACGATCACGTGTTGATGTTGGTGTTATCAACCATGAAGAAAGTGATTTGCATTACTTCATTAACGTTGCTGATGTTCACTTGTAAGGATATTCCCGTTTGATTAATCCTTGATGAGAAGGTTGTGAATCTTTTGTCTTGTTCATCACTTTGCAGGAGCGCAAAGGCAGGTTTTTACGCGTCAAAGTACAAAAAATTCGGAAGCTTGTGCTACGTTATCGGTGCCCTCCAAGCTTTTATGGGACATCACAACCGAGACATGAGAATCAAGGTAAAAAACAGTCAAAAATCTCTTCTTCACCAGAGTGAGCAAGTAAGCTTTGAAAGCATTGTGTTGTATTCTCAGGTTAATGGAGGGGAATGGGAGATATATCCTCAAGTCACCGCTCTCTGCGTTGGAAACGCTAAGTACTTTGGTGGTGGAATGAAGATCACTCCCAACGCTGTCCCCGGAAATGGAAATCTTGAGGTCATTAGATCTGTTTTAATCCTAGTGTTCTTAGATGTGAATTAGCTTTTTGACACATTCATACACTTCTTCTCTCTGCAGGTTGTGGTTCTTCAAGACTTCAAGTGGTATGATTTCATACTGAAACTTCACAAGCTATACAACGGGACGCATCTCTCTGTTAACAATGTGAGCTCAAGAAGGTGAGatctttttcttctcttgtGTCCTCAACATCTTGTTCTGTAAATGTCCTaagcacttttgtttttaattgtaGTGTACAAAGCATCGAAATTGAGGAGATTTCAGAGAGTGGAAGTGTCTATGTTCAGTCAGATGGAGAACACCTTGGATTCCTACCTAGAAAGTTTCAGGTTTTACCCGGTGCCATCGACATGATCAGCTGATGATCACAACCACACCTGCCAAGAAAAGAAAGGTGTAGAAAAGAAGACACATCACATTCAACTTTTGTTTGGTCTGTACTCCGTACTATGTAgagattcttcttttttatcttAGATTTGATTCATTGTTTCAAGACGAATCAGATATGTGAtcgtgttgtgttgtgttgtgttctGTTGTTACTTTGTGTGGTCACCATTAGCCAACACACACAAAGATACTTTTTAAAGTAAACTCGTCGTGTCTCATAATCAATCTCACACTTGAAGCCAAACAAACAACAATggtatcttcttctctttcctttCATTCCATCGCCGCCGCCACCGTCAACCCCATCTATGCTGTCCGTTCAACCTTCCGCCGCAACAGCCGCCAATATTTCTCAACTGGAGTGAGTTGCAGAGGACAGAGTCCTCCTACTAACGAGCCACAGACAACAACAAGTAAAGGAGGAGGCGAGCCGGAGAATGTTCTGCTCAAAATCGCTTGGTACGGCTCAGAGCTACTCGGAATCGCCGCTTCAGCTTTCAGGTCTCCGgcgtctcctcctcctcctactACGACTGAGCAAGACTATGAGATTCCGGTTGATTGTTCGGGACGAGCCGTTCGTGTAGCTGTCGTGGACTCGATCAAACACGACTTCAAGCGGTCGTATTTCGTCACAGGTCAGTTAAGAAAAAGACATGATCTTGAGTTCTGTTTTATTGTAATGATGATGATTGTTTCTTTGACCTCAGGGGACTTGACGCCGGCGGTGTACGAGGAGAAGTGTGAGTTCGCTGATCCAGCTGGTTCCTTCAAGGGACTTGCTCGTTTCAAAAGGAACTGCACTAACTTCGGATCATTGATTGAGAAATCAAACATGAAGCTAATGAAATGGGAGAACTTCGAGGTAATGAGATATTTTCTGACGCCGGAGAGAAAAAAAAGTGTTGTTTTTTACTGTTTTAACGACGTGggtttgtgttaaaaaaaaaaaaaaaaaaaaaaaaaaaaaacgacgtGGGTTTTTGCAGGAGAAAGGAGTTGGGCATTGGAAGTTTAGCTGTGTCATGTCGTTTCCATGGAAACCCATTCTCTCAGGTAACACAAAAGCTTCCAGATTTgtgttaaaaatgttaaaaattggCATATTGGTTTGGataaagtttgagactttaATGGTTATTAGTCTTCGATGATCAATGCTGACAAACGAAAAAGGACAAAACTTTTATGTGTCTTTTTACGGAAGATTCATGAGAAtggaaaatcttttttttttttttacagctacCGGTTACACTGAGTATTACTTTGACATGGAATCCGGAAAAATATGCAGGTAAAATGATTAGCTCTGAGCTCATCATATCAAAGTTTTTATCTTTCTCAATTACTGATGTATGGGCTTATGCAAGACATGTGGAGCATTGGAATGTCCCTAAGATTGCTTTGTTCAAGCAACTACTGAGACCTAGCCGTGGACTAATGGGGACGACACAAAACTAGCAGTGCAGTGGATGATGATGAATGTTGAAGtcacttttttctttctttcagatTCCACTTTTAAAAACagtaaatatatgaaatttcCCTTCTTTGAAGTTATATGGATACTATCTGTAATTAATCTATCGAATAGACATGCTTTAAGCTCAATAATAAGATCATAAAGTTATGAATTTGCATCAGTGAAAACAACCATGCATGAACTTCTACAGCTTCTTTGATTCGCCAACTTCTTGGAGGAGCTTTATTTGAACTTCCATTGTGATGTGGTTTTGTTCACAAGAGTGTTTAGCATCTCATCCATTAGATTCAGGCTGGTTCTTGTCCGTAAGCATCTTAAAGAAAGCATGTATGCTTCCACGTTTGGTCTCACTCTAGAATAACAACTCAAATGATTTCATAGCACTAAATCTAGATCAGTTTGCGACTTTAATAGCTCTGTGATATGTTCCATCAAACGTAGGATCAACGTAAGCACCATTTATACATATTCTTACCATTAGTACACATCTTACAATGGGATAAAATAATTGAGTAAGGAGAAACCTTCAGTGATCATCAAACAATGAGTTTTTACAGAGGCCAGCTGTTTACTCACGCCTGTTGTTCTTTCTCCAGTCCCATGGCTTTTCAGGATTTGAAGAAGCCCACAAGCCAATACGCTTCTGCCTTGCTTCTTTCTCCCACTGATTCTCACATCAAATAAACTATCAGAATAGACCTTGTACTAAATGGGTAGTGATGTACAACAACAAAAGCTTTACTAATCTTTTACCTCTGCAAGAACCACGCGTTTGTCATAAGCTACATAATGCCAAGCAAGACCTTTCTTTAGCATTGCCTCCTACACAACTCAAGAAGAAACCAATAACATATTAAAGAAAGTCcttttataaagaaaagaagTGTACTTATATATATACCTGAACAAAAACTCCGTTGCAGTATAAATCTCCAACACACCTCCCATACCGATCTTCTCCATAAACCAACACCTTCAAGCTTTTCCATTGAACAATCTTGAGCAGCTCTTCTTGTGCCTCTTTCCCATACGGCATCTGGCTTTCTGGTGCATCTATTCCCCTATTCCCTTTCCATCACCAAATGTGTTTTTCCATTATAACAAAGAAACTATGGCAAGTCTAGTAGAGAGGAGTGATTTTACCTTAGTCTAATTCTGAACTTGCGAGCAAGCACTTCTTCATTCTGAATGTTTAGCACTCTGTAACCAGAATCAATCATCTTCTGGTGAAGCGCATCCGCTTTGGTGTAATCTTTCCTCTCACGTGCCTTTGCTCTTTTAACCGCTGCAACATTCACTTCCCTTGGCACAGAAGATGACACAACCGGGTCTGAAGTAGAGACATAAACTGTGATGGTGTCTCCATCCGCCACAGCTTTTGGATCAACCGGAAGAGTTTGAAACTCAGAGAGAACTCCTTCAGGCCAAGAACCAGGAGGAGGTTCAGTAGAGAGCTCAACGAGAGTGTCAGGCAAAGGGAGTCCATAGAAAGACAACAGTCCCTGTCATAATAAAACAACACATTCACTTTAGATCCCTTCCAACTTCAACAAAGTCACTTATGTTCTTGCTGCTACCCCATTCATACCTCAACATCTGCATTCTGATGCCTTTTCAAGATCTCAATAACAAGCCGAGAAGCATCCTCTGCCGTCTGTGGTGGAGGTTTTGCTTGCTTCCATGCCTCAAGTATTTTTCTATACCTTCACAGCAAAAAAAATACAGAGCCAAAGTTCACATCTTTATTCACTAAGAGAAACATGTAAAGTTATTGTTATGGTCTTTACCAGTTTGCTTGAGCTTTTCTTGATGACACAACATACCTCCCAAGTCCTTCAGGAACCTAGAAAGTCATAATCAGATCAGTTTTAAGCAAACTCTAGTTGCATAAGTGAGAAAGTTGAATACTTGGGAAGTGATCTCGAAGTTGAAGAGATCGTGAGCGAGAGCTGAAACACCGACAGTGGCCGCGGAGACGCCGTGAGGACCGAGAGAGTCGTCGTCCGTGGTGGGTTTGTAGCATTTTCCGTAGAGGTATCCAAGAGCGTTACCCATCTTTCAGGAAATCTAATAAAGTTTCGATCTTTCCCTGAAAAATCAGAGGATAATCCTTCAGAGGAAGGAGGAAGACCAAACTCTTTTGAAGAAACTGTACTCTGCTAAGGAAAAATCAAAAAGTAACGTATTTTTAGTCTTCGTACAATTATTAAAGTGAAGAAGCCACGAGGGAGCTCAACAAAcactattgattttttttttttatatataacttaacAAACACTATTTATTATAGCATAATGTGATGACATAAGTCATGTCCAAACCACAGAAACAAGAACAATCTTTCACATCTCTACGTCTCTCAGCCTCGGAAATAGCTTACGCTTCATGTTGACATTTTCAATATATCAACCTGTAGCGTAGCTCGACAATGAACAATGAAACAGCGCAATTTAAGGTGAGTATGACTTCTAGTTATTGTATTAGTCTTGTTACAATTTATTATGGACCCGAACTTGTAATGGTCTAGTTCATGTGTGTCAAGAACTTTTAGAAGTTGTGAAAAGATTCTGTATTTTTTCAAAGCTGTGAGACAAAGCCTTTATATACAACGTCTACAAACCGATTCCAACTTTAacctaattaaaaatttaatactgATATTAAGGTGAGTTTACTCGAATCACTCCAACTTAGAGGATCATATAATAAGGGtatataaaagaagaagaaaaatagttGGTGTAGACTAGTACATACACTACATGGACCACAAATAATGTGGACAAAATATCAACGATGACAACGGGAAAAAGCTATGTAATATATGCCATTTTGTTATTCTTATATACCAAGAGATCTTTTATTTGTGACAACGGGAAAAAGCTATCCAGTTTCTATCTTCATCTTTTAGTACTACTCTGTTTACTTACATCCCTAgatctcaaaattttgtttCGGATTCACTGCCCAAATGCGGTCTGCGCGAGGCCACTGCTTTGTATTAGACTCTTAATCTATCAATCAAtttggtgttcaaaaaaaaaaaatttataccaAGGTTTCTTTTATACACATCCACATcactatattttcatatatacgattaatatgttttcaaaatcTTTAATTAGTGTATGATATCTAGAAATGTGGTTCCATGTGagacaaaaatgagaaaacaaaTACGGTTACATGTGAATAAGATAAGATAGCCACGTAACGAATGTATTTACAGATTTCCTGTAAAGACAATGGTAAACTGAATTTTTTACCTAAGCATGGAAGTTCCAACTTCTGTTGGACAGGAGGAGTCACAAGTTCATAAAGTTTACATATCTAATAACATTGGATACACAAAATATCGTCGATCATTTAATTAAAAGCATCCTCCATatcaaaaacttcaaattttagaagaaaaaactaaaaacacacaaaagattAGTAAATCTATGTTGAACAAGAACGAGGTGATCttgtgaagaagatgagaaCTCAAGAGAATCTGGAAATGAATGATTGTTtctattaaagagtaaaaagaaGATGTACAAGTTCTTATATAGTcataatcttatatataattttgatttaaagtttatattgTCGCACATTGTGCACTAGTTCACACATCACCTAAACGTAAAATTTTCATCGTGTTTGGAATACAATATTCGACATAAAcataaaactattattttattgttttgaacTTTCCATTTGTTACTGATGAAATCGATGTCTAGACGTGTTATACTCTGTTCGAAATATTGACAAAGTCAATCGGAGTGAAGTCCGTTCGTtacttttatgtttaattaagaGACAAACATAGCACAACATGATGGTATGAGGTCTTAAATCCCTATATATTATTCCTTTGGAGTGCAAGTGTCTAATTCCTTCAACTACACCTTTCAAAGAAATAGTTTGCAAGTGTATAACTCCTTCCACCACATCCCTTCaaagaaatattaaaagtcAAAGAAAGTAGCATCAAATATGTAGATATAGAGAGATAATATAAATCTTACCTGAGGAGTTTCATAACCAGCTGATGACCACCAAGACTCAGATATTGATGCAACGATTGTTCATTTTTTGTTAGCGCAGTAAGCTCTTAAAGAAGCCGTGGAATTTCTCGAGAGACACGTACATACAATCTCCATAGATCTTAAACA
Protein-coding regions in this window:
- the LOC106450925 gene encoding mitogen-activated protein kinase 12, with the translated sequence MSGESSSCSTDHCIKVVPTHGGRYIQYNVYGQLFEVSRKYVPPIRPIGRGACGIVCAAVNSVSGEKVAIKKIGNAFDNIIDAKRALREIKLLRHMDHENVIAIKDIVRPPQRDVFNDVYIVYELMDTDLQRVLHSKQTLSHDQCRFFVYQLLRGLKYVHSANILHRDLRPSNVLLNSKHELKIGDFGLARTTSDTDFMTEYVVTRWYRAPELLLNCSEYTAAIDIWSVGCIFGEIMTGQPLFPGKDYVHQLRLITELVGSPDNSSLGFLRSDNARRYVRQLPRYPKQEFAARFPKVPPTAIDLLERMLVFDPNRRISVDEALGHAYLSPHHDVAKEPVCPTPFSFDFEHPSCTEEHIKELIYKESVKFNPDH
- the LOC106450928 gene encoding protein BPS1, chloroplastic, with translation MSRPHDPPRGFFPFGNPFRLLSPKSSALSPWLLSLLTGFELLLAERLKKLIPKNKDDILTLSWMKLAMESLCETHKNINTLITDLHLPVSDWEEKWVDVYLDISVKLLDLCNAFSSELTRLNQGDLYLKCVLHSLQSGSGEKKYLQSRSSLDSWRQHVNANNARIETCREVLDCLAKSLTLPRVKSSAKGKVLMRAFYGVKVQTVYICSVFTAAWSDSTNDLFDLHVSEKPLWAKVFTDMQGVVNGEIRDLLSSGRSTILKELERVDASVEKLYPMIQDGVDDPVEVETFKDCVMELGIQAEKLSQGLDQLLEEVESFFKMILSGRDVLLCNLRSSDLISGNVFGEYVG
- the LOC106450926 gene encoding sphingoid long-chain bases kinase 2, mitochondrial isoform X1, with the translated sequence MLRSNCCISIRPCTAKQPSFHRLQHSISSSLSSGRITLHGGDGSVSSSRLRDLVFVVNPQGANGRTAKEWKKLLPYLRTRLGKDCNIKESLTSGPSHAIDITREAIRDGADAVIAVGGDGTLHEVVNGFFLEGKPVGNLNGEATHSAALGLIPLGTGSDFARTFGWKNDPCEAVERIAKGMSLKTFEKLGQIMCNYACNFAGVRSRVDVGVINHEESDLHYFINVADVHLSAKAGFYASKYKKFGSLCYVIGALQAFMGHHNRDMRIKVNGGEWEIYPQVTALCVGNAKYFGGGMKITPNAVPGNGNLEVVVLQDFKWYDFILKLHKLYNGTHLSVNNVSSRSVQSIEIEEISESGSVYVQSDGEHLGFLPRKFQVLPGAIDMIS
- the LOC106450926 gene encoding sphingoid long-chain bases kinase 2, mitochondrial isoform X2; translated protein: MLRSNCCISIRPCTAKQPSFHRLQHSISSSLSSGRITLHGGDGSVSSSRLRDLVFVVNPQGANGRTAKEWKKLLPYLRTRLGKDCNIKESLTSGPSHAIDITREAIRDGADAVIAVGGDGTLHEVVNGFFLEGKPVGNLNGEATHSAALGLIPLGTGSDFARTFGWKNDPCEAVERIAKGVRSRVDVGVINHEESDLHYFINVADVHLSAKAGFYASKYKKFGSLCYVIGALQAFMGHHNRDMRIKVNGGEWEIYPQVTALCVGNAKYFGGGMKITPNAVPGNGNLEVVVLQDFKWYDFILKLHKLYNGTHLSVNNVSSRSVQSIEIEEISESGSVYVQSDGEHLGFLPRKFQVLPGAIDMIS